The Solanum lycopersicum chromosome 9, SLM_r2.1 genome window below encodes:
- the LOC101266155 gene encoding heat stress transcription factor A-7a isoform X3, which produces MMNQLYSVKEEFPGSSSGGGGGGEPPPATPQPMEGLHDIGPPPFLTKTYEMVDDSSTDHIVSWNRGGQSFVVWDPHSFSTTLLPKFFKHNNFSSFVRQLNTYGFRKIDPERWEFANEAFLKGSKHLLRNIKRRKTPNSSQPLPSTEQGLGPCVELGRFGFDGEVDRLRRDKQVLMTELVKLRQNQQNTRAYLRSLEVRLQGTERKQQQMMNFLARAMQNPEFVQQLIQQKGKRREIEEDITKKRRRPIDPQGPSATLHVGGSSHSIKSEPLEFGEANEFQVSELEALALEMQGYGRARKDQQEEYTIEGLEQFGNTDKELDVGFWEELFNDEDVSGNEDGEEEDVDVLAESEFSSIQRRMKKAAIWIDQLLDRFMKDSRVKSENPLLVFLA; this is translated from the exons ATGATGAATCAATTGTATTCTGTTAAAGAAGAGTTTCCAGGTTCAAGTTCTGGTGGTGGCGGTGGGGGTGAACCCCCACCGGCGACACCACAACCAATGGAAGGGCTTCATGACATTGGTCCACCACCATTCCTTACAAAGACATATGAAATGGTGGATGATTCAAGTACAGATCATATTGTTTCATGGAACAGAGGAGGTCAAAGCTTCGTCGTCTGGGATCCTCATTCCTTTTCGACTACACTACTTCCTAAATTCTTCAAACACAACAATTTCTCCAGCTTTGTTAGACAGCTTAATACTTAT GGATTTAGAAAGATTGATCCAGAGAGATGGGAATTCGCAAACGAGGCATTTCTAAAGGGGAGTAAGCATCTTCTAAGGAACATCAAGAGGCGAAAAACGCCTAATTCTTCTCAGCCTTTGCCTTCTACAGAGCAAGGTCTCGGGCCTTGTGTCGAGTTAGGAAGATTTGGATTTGATGGAGAAGTTGATCGATTGAGGCGTGACAAGCAAGTTTTGATGACGGAACTAGTGAAGCTTAGACAGAATCAACAGAATACTCGAGCTTATCTTCGATCTTTGGAGGTAAGGTTACAAGGAACAGAGAGGAAGCAGCAACAAATGATGAACTTTTTAGCAAGAGCAATGCAAAATCCCGAGTTTGTCCAGCAGTTAATCCAGCAAAAAGGGAAGAGgagagaaattgaagaggatataACCAAAAAAAGGCGACGACCTATTGATCCTCAAGGTCCTAGTGCTACATTACATGTTGGAGGATCTAGTCATTCAATAAAATCAGAACCCTTGGAATTCGGAGAGGCTAACGAATTCCAAGTCTCTGAACTTGAAGCACTCGCATTAGAAATGCAGGGATATGGTAGAGCAAGAAAGGATCAACAAGAAGAGTACACGATAGAAGGGCTCGAGCAATTTGGGAACACGGATAAAGAACTTGATGTGGGGTTTTGGGAAGAGCTATTTAACGATGAGGACGTGTCTGGAAATGAAGACGGCGAAGAGGAAGATGTAGATGTCTTGGCAGAGAG TGAGTTTTCAAGTATTCAACGacgaatgaagaaagcagctaTATGGATCGACCAGCTACTC GATAGATTCATGAAGGACTCAAGAGTCAAGTCTGAAAATCCCTTGTTGGTTTTTCTG GCATAG
- the LOC101266155 gene encoding heat stress transcription factor A-7a isoform X4, which translates to MMNQLYSVKEEFPGSSSGGGGGGEPPPATPQPMEGLHDIGPPPFLTKTYEMVDDSSTDHIVSWNRGGQSFVVWDPHSFSTTLLPKFFKHNNFSSFVRQLNTYGFRKIDPERWEFANEAFLKGSKHLLRNIKRRKTPNSSQPLPSTEQGLGPCVELGRFGFDGEVDRLRRDKQVLMTELVKLRQNQQNTRAYLRSLEVRLQGTERKQQQMMNFLARAMQNPEFVQQLIQQKGKRREIEEDITKKRRRPIDPQGPSATLHVGGSSHSIKSEPLEFGEANEFQVSELEALALEMQGYGRARKDQQEEYTIEGLEQFGNTDKELDVGFWEELFNDEDVSGNEDGEEEDVDVLAESEFSSIQRRMKKAAIWIDQLLIHEGLKSQV; encoded by the exons ATGATGAATCAATTGTATTCTGTTAAAGAAGAGTTTCCAGGTTCAAGTTCTGGTGGTGGCGGTGGGGGTGAACCCCCACCGGCGACACCACAACCAATGGAAGGGCTTCATGACATTGGTCCACCACCATTCCTTACAAAGACATATGAAATGGTGGATGATTCAAGTACAGATCATATTGTTTCATGGAACAGAGGAGGTCAAAGCTTCGTCGTCTGGGATCCTCATTCCTTTTCGACTACACTACTTCCTAAATTCTTCAAACACAACAATTTCTCCAGCTTTGTTAGACAGCTTAATACTTAT GGATTTAGAAAGATTGATCCAGAGAGATGGGAATTCGCAAACGAGGCATTTCTAAAGGGGAGTAAGCATCTTCTAAGGAACATCAAGAGGCGAAAAACGCCTAATTCTTCTCAGCCTTTGCCTTCTACAGAGCAAGGTCTCGGGCCTTGTGTCGAGTTAGGAAGATTTGGATTTGATGGAGAAGTTGATCGATTGAGGCGTGACAAGCAAGTTTTGATGACGGAACTAGTGAAGCTTAGACAGAATCAACAGAATACTCGAGCTTATCTTCGATCTTTGGAGGTAAGGTTACAAGGAACAGAGAGGAAGCAGCAACAAATGATGAACTTTTTAGCAAGAGCAATGCAAAATCCCGAGTTTGTCCAGCAGTTAATCCAGCAAAAAGGGAAGAGgagagaaattgaagaggatataACCAAAAAAAGGCGACGACCTATTGATCCTCAAGGTCCTAGTGCTACATTACATGTTGGAGGATCTAGTCATTCAATAAAATCAGAACCCTTGGAATTCGGAGAGGCTAACGAATTCCAAGTCTCTGAACTTGAAGCACTCGCATTAGAAATGCAGGGATATGGTAGAGCAAGAAAGGATCAACAAGAAGAGTACACGATAGAAGGGCTCGAGCAATTTGGGAACACGGATAAAGAACTTGATGTGGGGTTTTGGGAAGAGCTATTTAACGATGAGGACGTGTCTGGAAATGAAGACGGCGAAGAGGAAGATGTAGATGTCTTGGCAGAGAG TGAGTTTTCAAGTATTCAACGacgaatgaagaaagcagctaTATGGATCGACCAGCTACTC ATTCATGAAGGACTCAAGAGTCAAGTCTGA
- the LOC101266155 gene encoding heat stress transcription factor A-7a isoform X1, producing MMNQLYSVKEEFPGSSSGGGGGGEPPPATPQPMEGLHDIGPPPFLTKTYEMVDDSSTDHIVSWNRGGQSFVVWDPHSFSTTLLPKFFKHNNFSSFVRQLNTYGFRKIDPERWEFANEAFLKGSKHLLRNIKRRKTPNSSQPLPSTEQGLGPCVELGRFGFDGEVDRLRRDKQVLMTELVKLRQNQQNTRAYLRSLEVRLQGTERKQQQMMNFLARAMQNPEFVQQLIQQKGKRREIEEDITKKRRRPIDPQGPSATLHVGGSSHSIKSEPLEFGEANEFQVSELEALALEMQGYGRARKDQQEEYTIEGLEQFGNTDKELDVGFWEELFNDEDVSGNEDGEEEDVDVLAESEFSSIQRRMKKAAIWIDQLLDRFMKDSRVKSENPLHRIMQILIKFMVFEDYRKFSFWVIKRCQLIRVRFFKSNVF from the exons ATGATGAATCAATTGTATTCTGTTAAAGAAGAGTTTCCAGGTTCAAGTTCTGGTGGTGGCGGTGGGGGTGAACCCCCACCGGCGACACCACAACCAATGGAAGGGCTTCATGACATTGGTCCACCACCATTCCTTACAAAGACATATGAAATGGTGGATGATTCAAGTACAGATCATATTGTTTCATGGAACAGAGGAGGTCAAAGCTTCGTCGTCTGGGATCCTCATTCCTTTTCGACTACACTACTTCCTAAATTCTTCAAACACAACAATTTCTCCAGCTTTGTTAGACAGCTTAATACTTAT GGATTTAGAAAGATTGATCCAGAGAGATGGGAATTCGCAAACGAGGCATTTCTAAAGGGGAGTAAGCATCTTCTAAGGAACATCAAGAGGCGAAAAACGCCTAATTCTTCTCAGCCTTTGCCTTCTACAGAGCAAGGTCTCGGGCCTTGTGTCGAGTTAGGAAGATTTGGATTTGATGGAGAAGTTGATCGATTGAGGCGTGACAAGCAAGTTTTGATGACGGAACTAGTGAAGCTTAGACAGAATCAACAGAATACTCGAGCTTATCTTCGATCTTTGGAGGTAAGGTTACAAGGAACAGAGAGGAAGCAGCAACAAATGATGAACTTTTTAGCAAGAGCAATGCAAAATCCCGAGTTTGTCCAGCAGTTAATCCAGCAAAAAGGGAAGAGgagagaaattgaagaggatataACCAAAAAAAGGCGACGACCTATTGATCCTCAAGGTCCTAGTGCTACATTACATGTTGGAGGATCTAGTCATTCAATAAAATCAGAACCCTTGGAATTCGGAGAGGCTAACGAATTCCAAGTCTCTGAACTTGAAGCACTCGCATTAGAAATGCAGGGATATGGTAGAGCAAGAAAGGATCAACAAGAAGAGTACACGATAGAAGGGCTCGAGCAATTTGGGAACACGGATAAAGAACTTGATGTGGGGTTTTGGGAAGAGCTATTTAACGATGAGGACGTGTCTGGAAATGAAGACGGCGAAGAGGAAGATGTAGATGTCTTGGCAGAGAG TGAGTTTTCAAGTATTCAACGacgaatgaagaaagcagctaTATGGATCGACCAGCTACTC GATAGATTCATGAAGGACTCAAGAGTCAAGTCTGAAAATCCCTT GCATAGGATTATGCAGATCCTGATCAAGTTTATGGTCTTCGAAGATTATCGTAAATTCTCATTTTGGGTAATAAAAAGATGTCAACTAATACGTGTTAGATTCTTCAAAAGTAATGTATTTTAG
- the LOC101266155 gene encoding heat stress transcription factor A-7a isoform X2 — translation MMNQLYSVKEEFPGSSSGGGGGGEPPPATPQPMEGLHDIGPPPFLTKTYEMVDDSSTDHIVSWNRGGQSFVVWDPHSFSTTLLPKFFKHNNFSSFVRQLNTYGFRKIDPERWEFANEAFLKGSKHLLRNIKRRKTPNSSQPLPSTEQGLGPCVELGRFGFDGEVDRLRRDKQVLMTELVKLRQNQQNTRAYLRSLEVRLQGTERKQQQMMNFLARAMQNPEFVQQLIQQKGKRREIEEDITKKRRRPIDPQGPSATLHVGGSSHSIKSEPLEFGEANEFQVSELEALALEMQGYGRARKDQQEEYTIEGLEQFGNTDKELDVGFWEELFNDEDVSGNEDGEEEDVDVLAESEFSSIQRRMKKAAIWIDQLLDRFMKDSRVKHRIMQILIKFMVFEDYRKFSFWVIKRCQLIRVRFFKSNVF, via the exons ATGATGAATCAATTGTATTCTGTTAAAGAAGAGTTTCCAGGTTCAAGTTCTGGTGGTGGCGGTGGGGGTGAACCCCCACCGGCGACACCACAACCAATGGAAGGGCTTCATGACATTGGTCCACCACCATTCCTTACAAAGACATATGAAATGGTGGATGATTCAAGTACAGATCATATTGTTTCATGGAACAGAGGAGGTCAAAGCTTCGTCGTCTGGGATCCTCATTCCTTTTCGACTACACTACTTCCTAAATTCTTCAAACACAACAATTTCTCCAGCTTTGTTAGACAGCTTAATACTTAT GGATTTAGAAAGATTGATCCAGAGAGATGGGAATTCGCAAACGAGGCATTTCTAAAGGGGAGTAAGCATCTTCTAAGGAACATCAAGAGGCGAAAAACGCCTAATTCTTCTCAGCCTTTGCCTTCTACAGAGCAAGGTCTCGGGCCTTGTGTCGAGTTAGGAAGATTTGGATTTGATGGAGAAGTTGATCGATTGAGGCGTGACAAGCAAGTTTTGATGACGGAACTAGTGAAGCTTAGACAGAATCAACAGAATACTCGAGCTTATCTTCGATCTTTGGAGGTAAGGTTACAAGGAACAGAGAGGAAGCAGCAACAAATGATGAACTTTTTAGCAAGAGCAATGCAAAATCCCGAGTTTGTCCAGCAGTTAATCCAGCAAAAAGGGAAGAGgagagaaattgaagaggatataACCAAAAAAAGGCGACGACCTATTGATCCTCAAGGTCCTAGTGCTACATTACATGTTGGAGGATCTAGTCATTCAATAAAATCAGAACCCTTGGAATTCGGAGAGGCTAACGAATTCCAAGTCTCTGAACTTGAAGCACTCGCATTAGAAATGCAGGGATATGGTAGAGCAAGAAAGGATCAACAAGAAGAGTACACGATAGAAGGGCTCGAGCAATTTGGGAACACGGATAAAGAACTTGATGTGGGGTTTTGGGAAGAGCTATTTAACGATGAGGACGTGTCTGGAAATGAAGACGGCGAAGAGGAAGATGTAGATGTCTTGGCAGAGAG TGAGTTTTCAAGTATTCAACGacgaatgaagaaagcagctaTATGGATCGACCAGCTACTC GATAGATTCATGAAGGACTCAAGAGTCAA GCATAGGATTATGCAGATCCTGATCAAGTTTATGGTCTTCGAAGATTATCGTAAATTCTCATTTTGGGTAATAAAAAGATGTCAACTAATACGTGTTAGATTCTTCAAAAGTAATGTATTTTAG
- the LOC101266155 gene encoding heat stress transcription factor A-7a isoform X5, producing the protein MMNQLYSVKEEFPGSSSGGGGGGEPPPATPQPMEGLHDIGPPPFLTKTYEMVDDSSTDHIVSWNRGGQSFVVWDPHSFSTTLLPKFFKHNNFSSFVRQLNTYGFRKIDPERWEFANEAFLKGSKHLLRNIKRRKTPNSSQPLPSTEQGLGPCVELGRFGFDGEVDRLRRDKQVLMTELVKLRQNQQNTRAYLRSLEVRLQGTERKQQQMMNFLARAMQNPEFVQQLIQQKGKRREIEEDITKKRRRPIDPQGPSATLHVGGSSHSIKSEPLEFGEANEFQVSELEALALEMQGYGRARKDQQEEYTIEGLEQFGNTDKELDVGFWEELFNDEDVSGNEDGEEEDVDVLAESEFSSIQRRMKKAAIWIDQLLIHEGLKSQA; encoded by the exons ATGATGAATCAATTGTATTCTGTTAAAGAAGAGTTTCCAGGTTCAAGTTCTGGTGGTGGCGGTGGGGGTGAACCCCCACCGGCGACACCACAACCAATGGAAGGGCTTCATGACATTGGTCCACCACCATTCCTTACAAAGACATATGAAATGGTGGATGATTCAAGTACAGATCATATTGTTTCATGGAACAGAGGAGGTCAAAGCTTCGTCGTCTGGGATCCTCATTCCTTTTCGACTACACTACTTCCTAAATTCTTCAAACACAACAATTTCTCCAGCTTTGTTAGACAGCTTAATACTTAT GGATTTAGAAAGATTGATCCAGAGAGATGGGAATTCGCAAACGAGGCATTTCTAAAGGGGAGTAAGCATCTTCTAAGGAACATCAAGAGGCGAAAAACGCCTAATTCTTCTCAGCCTTTGCCTTCTACAGAGCAAGGTCTCGGGCCTTGTGTCGAGTTAGGAAGATTTGGATTTGATGGAGAAGTTGATCGATTGAGGCGTGACAAGCAAGTTTTGATGACGGAACTAGTGAAGCTTAGACAGAATCAACAGAATACTCGAGCTTATCTTCGATCTTTGGAGGTAAGGTTACAAGGAACAGAGAGGAAGCAGCAACAAATGATGAACTTTTTAGCAAGAGCAATGCAAAATCCCGAGTTTGTCCAGCAGTTAATCCAGCAAAAAGGGAAGAGgagagaaattgaagaggatataACCAAAAAAAGGCGACGACCTATTGATCCTCAAGGTCCTAGTGCTACATTACATGTTGGAGGATCTAGTCATTCAATAAAATCAGAACCCTTGGAATTCGGAGAGGCTAACGAATTCCAAGTCTCTGAACTTGAAGCACTCGCATTAGAAATGCAGGGATATGGTAGAGCAAGAAAGGATCAACAAGAAGAGTACACGATAGAAGGGCTCGAGCAATTTGGGAACACGGATAAAGAACTTGATGTGGGGTTTTGGGAAGAGCTATTTAACGATGAGGACGTGTCTGGAAATGAAGACGGCGAAGAGGAAGATGTAGATGTCTTGGCAGAGAG TGAGTTTTCAAGTATTCAACGacgaatgaagaaagcagctaTATGGATCGACCAGCTACTC ATTCATGAAGGACTCAAGAGTCAA GCATAG
- the LOC101266155 gene encoding heat stress transcription factor A-7a isoform X7, with amino-acid sequence MMNQLYSVKEEFPGSSSGGGGGGEPPPATPQPMEGLHDIGPPPFLTKTYEMVDDSSTDHIVSWNRGGQSFVVWDPHSFSTTLLPKFFKHNNFSSFVRQLNTYGFRKIDPERWEFANEAFLKGSKHLLRNIKRRKTPNSSQPLPSTEQGLGPCVELGRFGFDGEVDRLRRDKQVLMTELVKLRQNQQNTRAYLRSLEVRLQGTERKQQQMMNFLARAMQNPEFVQQLIQQKGKRREIEEDITKKRRRPIDPQGPSATLHVGGSSHSIKSEPLEFGEANEFQVSELEALALEMQGYGRARKDQQEEYTIEGLEQFGNTDKELDVGFWEELFNDEDVSGNEDGEEEDVDVLAESEFSSIQRRMKKAAIWIDQLLVG; translated from the exons ATGATGAATCAATTGTATTCTGTTAAAGAAGAGTTTCCAGGTTCAAGTTCTGGTGGTGGCGGTGGGGGTGAACCCCCACCGGCGACACCACAACCAATGGAAGGGCTTCATGACATTGGTCCACCACCATTCCTTACAAAGACATATGAAATGGTGGATGATTCAAGTACAGATCATATTGTTTCATGGAACAGAGGAGGTCAAAGCTTCGTCGTCTGGGATCCTCATTCCTTTTCGACTACACTACTTCCTAAATTCTTCAAACACAACAATTTCTCCAGCTTTGTTAGACAGCTTAATACTTAT GGATTTAGAAAGATTGATCCAGAGAGATGGGAATTCGCAAACGAGGCATTTCTAAAGGGGAGTAAGCATCTTCTAAGGAACATCAAGAGGCGAAAAACGCCTAATTCTTCTCAGCCTTTGCCTTCTACAGAGCAAGGTCTCGGGCCTTGTGTCGAGTTAGGAAGATTTGGATTTGATGGAGAAGTTGATCGATTGAGGCGTGACAAGCAAGTTTTGATGACGGAACTAGTGAAGCTTAGACAGAATCAACAGAATACTCGAGCTTATCTTCGATCTTTGGAGGTAAGGTTACAAGGAACAGAGAGGAAGCAGCAACAAATGATGAACTTTTTAGCAAGAGCAATGCAAAATCCCGAGTTTGTCCAGCAGTTAATCCAGCAAAAAGGGAAGAGgagagaaattgaagaggatataACCAAAAAAAGGCGACGACCTATTGATCCTCAAGGTCCTAGTGCTACATTACATGTTGGAGGATCTAGTCATTCAATAAAATCAGAACCCTTGGAATTCGGAGAGGCTAACGAATTCCAAGTCTCTGAACTTGAAGCACTCGCATTAGAAATGCAGGGATATGGTAGAGCAAGAAAGGATCAACAAGAAGAGTACACGATAGAAGGGCTCGAGCAATTTGGGAACACGGATAAAGAACTTGATGTGGGGTTTTGGGAAGAGCTATTTAACGATGAGGACGTGTCTGGAAATGAAGACGGCGAAGAGGAAGATGTAGATGTCTTGGCAGAGAG TGAGTTTTCAAGTATTCAACGacgaatgaagaaagcagctaTATGGATCGACCAGCTACTCGTTG GATAG
- the LOC101266155 gene encoding heat stress transcription factor A-7a isoform X6, whose amino-acid sequence MMNQLYSVKEEFPGSSSGGGGGGEPPPATPQPMEGLHDIGPPPFLTKTYEMVDDSSTDHIVSWNRGGQSFVVWDPHSFSTTLLPKFFKHNNFSSFVRQLNTYGFRKIDPERWEFANEAFLKGSKHLLRNIKRRKTPNSSQPLPSTEQGLGPCVELGRFGFDGEVDRLRRDKQVLMTELVKLRQNQQNTRAYLRSLEVRLQGTERKQQQMMNFLARAMQNPEFVQQLIQQKGKRREIEEDITKKRRRPIDPQGPSATLHVGGSSHSIKSEPLEFGEANEFQVSELEALALEMQGYGRARKDQQEEYTIEGLEQFGNTDKELDVGFWEELFNDEDVSGNEDGEEEDVDVLAESEFSSIQRRMKKAAIWIDQLLVDS is encoded by the exons ATGATGAATCAATTGTATTCTGTTAAAGAAGAGTTTCCAGGTTCAAGTTCTGGTGGTGGCGGTGGGGGTGAACCCCCACCGGCGACACCACAACCAATGGAAGGGCTTCATGACATTGGTCCACCACCATTCCTTACAAAGACATATGAAATGGTGGATGATTCAAGTACAGATCATATTGTTTCATGGAACAGAGGAGGTCAAAGCTTCGTCGTCTGGGATCCTCATTCCTTTTCGACTACACTACTTCCTAAATTCTTCAAACACAACAATTTCTCCAGCTTTGTTAGACAGCTTAATACTTAT GGATTTAGAAAGATTGATCCAGAGAGATGGGAATTCGCAAACGAGGCATTTCTAAAGGGGAGTAAGCATCTTCTAAGGAACATCAAGAGGCGAAAAACGCCTAATTCTTCTCAGCCTTTGCCTTCTACAGAGCAAGGTCTCGGGCCTTGTGTCGAGTTAGGAAGATTTGGATTTGATGGAGAAGTTGATCGATTGAGGCGTGACAAGCAAGTTTTGATGACGGAACTAGTGAAGCTTAGACAGAATCAACAGAATACTCGAGCTTATCTTCGATCTTTGGAGGTAAGGTTACAAGGAACAGAGAGGAAGCAGCAACAAATGATGAACTTTTTAGCAAGAGCAATGCAAAATCCCGAGTTTGTCCAGCAGTTAATCCAGCAAAAAGGGAAGAGgagagaaattgaagaggatataACCAAAAAAAGGCGACGACCTATTGATCCTCAAGGTCCTAGTGCTACATTACATGTTGGAGGATCTAGTCATTCAATAAAATCAGAACCCTTGGAATTCGGAGAGGCTAACGAATTCCAAGTCTCTGAACTTGAAGCACTCGCATTAGAAATGCAGGGATATGGTAGAGCAAGAAAGGATCAACAAGAAGAGTACACGATAGAAGGGCTCGAGCAATTTGGGAACACGGATAAAGAACTTGATGTGGGGTTTTGGGAAGAGCTATTTAACGATGAGGACGTGTCTGGAAATGAAGACGGCGAAGAGGAAGATGTAGATGTCTTGGCAGAGAG TGAGTTTTCAAGTATTCAACGacgaatgaagaaagcagctaTATGGATCGACCAGCTACTCGTTG ATTCATGA
- the LOC101266155 gene encoding heat stress transcription factor A-6b isoform X8, whose amino-acid sequence MIFQVLLGFRKIDPERWEFANEAFLKGSKHLLRNIKRRKTPNSSQPLPSTEQGLGPCVELGRFGFDGEVDRLRRDKQVLMTELVKLRQNQQNTRAYLRSLEVRLQGTERKQQQMMNFLARAMQNPEFVQQLIQQKGKRREIEEDITKKRRRPIDPQGPSATLHVGGSSHSIKSEPLEFGEANEFQVSELEALALEMQGYGRARKDQQEEYTIEGLEQFGNTDKELDVGFWEELFNDEDVSGNEDGEEEDVDVLAESEFSSIQRRMKKAAIWIDQLLDRFMKDSRVKSENPLHRIMQILIKFMVFEDYRKFSFWVIKRCQLIRVRFFKSNVF is encoded by the exons ATGATTTTTCAAGTTCTGCTG GGATTTAGAAAGATTGATCCAGAGAGATGGGAATTCGCAAACGAGGCATTTCTAAAGGGGAGTAAGCATCTTCTAAGGAACATCAAGAGGCGAAAAACGCCTAATTCTTCTCAGCCTTTGCCTTCTACAGAGCAAGGTCTCGGGCCTTGTGTCGAGTTAGGAAGATTTGGATTTGATGGAGAAGTTGATCGATTGAGGCGTGACAAGCAAGTTTTGATGACGGAACTAGTGAAGCTTAGACAGAATCAACAGAATACTCGAGCTTATCTTCGATCTTTGGAGGTAAGGTTACAAGGAACAGAGAGGAAGCAGCAACAAATGATGAACTTTTTAGCAAGAGCAATGCAAAATCCCGAGTTTGTCCAGCAGTTAATCCAGCAAAAAGGGAAGAGgagagaaattgaagaggatataACCAAAAAAAGGCGACGACCTATTGATCCTCAAGGTCCTAGTGCTACATTACATGTTGGAGGATCTAGTCATTCAATAAAATCAGAACCCTTGGAATTCGGAGAGGCTAACGAATTCCAAGTCTCTGAACTTGAAGCACTCGCATTAGAAATGCAGGGATATGGTAGAGCAAGAAAGGATCAACAAGAAGAGTACACGATAGAAGGGCTCGAGCAATTTGGGAACACGGATAAAGAACTTGATGTGGGGTTTTGGGAAGAGCTATTTAACGATGAGGACGTGTCTGGAAATGAAGACGGCGAAGAGGAAGATGTAGATGTCTTGGCAGAGAG TGAGTTTTCAAGTATTCAACGacgaatgaagaaagcagctaTATGGATCGACCAGCTACTC GATAGATTCATGAAGGACTCAAGAGTCAAGTCTGAAAATCCCTT GCATAGGATTATGCAGATCCTGATCAAGTTTATGGTCTTCGAAGATTATCGTAAATTCTCATTTTGGGTAATAAAAAGATGTCAACTAATACGTGTTAGATTCTTCAAAAGTAATGTATTTTAG